The Hevea brasiliensis isolate MT/VB/25A 57/8 chromosome 9, ASM3005281v1, whole genome shotgun sequence nucleotide sequence ATCAGTGGCTAAACGCTAAGATCATCCATGACACTCAGTTTGGTTGCTGTAAGAAACAATTATGATGTGCATTAGCCAACATTTTGCTTCTAATACATACTGAATTTATGATTCAatgtaaaattatgagataaactCAAGTACGATAAGTATGAAAAGACCATCTTAATCCTGCAGTCAAGATTACAATTATGGAGATGAACACAAATCTTGTAATTTTATGCAAAGTATATAATATTTGAAAATATGATGAATTAAAGGGTTTTTTAGATGGTATACTAGAAGCCATGCATCTTTCTTTCAGCAAAAGATAAGGTCAACTTACTACAACTCTGATAAGCAACCATTTAGTTAAAAATCAAACTCACCTTAAGATCGTGTGATATCCTAGTCCATGAGACAATCACACTTCCCATGAGCCCAAACAAGGCGACCACTCAGGAAATTCTGTAGTATTCCTCATTGTTGCTCCCATACAGATGATCTTTCTGAAAACAAATTTTTGAATATGTATCAAAGCATTGGAATGAGCAACACTATTATTCTACTTCCTACAAATTTACTTGCAACATTTTCTTGTTTGccgaaaaaaaacaaaaacacttACAAATACCGACACATATCTGCACAGGTATTATCTTTATCACTACACTAGCTTTCCCATTGAAATTCTATATAAGCCTTGGGAACTAAAATTATAAGTCGCAGATTTTTCAcagaaaaaaaattacaattttaattttttttattttaaataattgaaaGTGTAATTGTTCTACCACTCATTCTCCTATTTCTGGATATTAAAAAACAATCTTATGCCCTCTCCCCCTCTAAATAAGCATTCATAAGGTTCTGTCATTCTAAGTGAATTATGATGGACTGCTAGTTATTATACAAACTCTTCAACATCATTTGTGCACTCCTTATCTAATTGGGGTAGATTTTCAACTACTCCATAAAGTTTTATACCAAAATGAAGATCTATTTTATTTTTGGCACAACTgccaataaaaagaaaagaaaagaaatttatttGTTATGTGCTTCATAATTTCAGCAATAGCCAAAGATGGTTGTTTGCAAATTTGCTATGCAAGGCATTAGTTCTATTAAGTAAGGAAAGACAGTTCTATGTTTAGATTGCTTAAGATCACAAGGACAACAAAAGCTGAAAGTTCTCTTTCAGTCATTTGAGGAAACAAATGCAGAGTTGGATATCTTAAATGCCCACAGGTAATTCTTAATAACCATTAGCTAAGAGTTAATTTGGACATCCCATAAAATTGAATTACTTCATGCTGTTTTACATATAAAATTTTGATATCAATATATCTCAAGAATAAAACTAGTTCAGGATTTGGCAGCAATAAAAgccatgttaaaaaaaaaaaaaattacataaaagCCTGAGAAAACTATGGTGGAACTCACCTGGGAATACAAATGCTCATCAAACATGGTAACAGCACATGGTCCTGATGAAGAAGCCCAACTACCAGGGTTAGCGTCGTATCCAGGTTTGGGAGCTTCAAAACTTCCATTAACATGAAAATCCACAGGGCTTTCTTGTAGGTTCATCTCTGCTGCAGATTGGAATTTTGTATCATTCAGCAAATTCAGATTGTATGGCATGTAAGGATACTGCCCAGCCAACTGCAGCCTCAGTGATGCAGTTCCACTTAACTCATTAAGAATACCATTCACACCATTTTCTTGACTGGAATTAGATAGCTCGGAACTTTTTCCTGTGCCAAAGTAACCAGAATAACTTCCAAAGGAGGAACTTGCAGAACATTCGACATCCCTAAAGAAAGAAAAGTTCACTTATAGGTCAGAATACATCATCAGGAGGCCTTTGTGTAAAAGGATCATATATATACACAAAAATTTTTCATCCTTCTGTAAATATTTGACTCATCTTAGACTAAGTCatatacaaaaataaaatgcCTCCTAGAAATGTGagtttcatctctctctctctctctctctctctctccatgtgTGTGTGCGGTGGCAAAAGCCAAGAATTTTTTTGATCAGTGGAGGGAAAAAtgcatttaattatatataaaatatttattcataaGCATAATCATGTGAACATTTGAATTAGTCATACCTAAATAGATAATTTTCCTATTGTATTTTCAAATGTATTAAATTTAATTGTGCATTATAACCTTATGAAAAACAGACTAACAAAATAATTATACATGTATTTTATATATTCTCTCGTTACATATTAGGCACAAATCACAAAGCAACCAAATATACAAgtaaaatactaaaaaaataacAGATTTGACgggtttttttttctcattttactttttttttttcactttataATTAAGTTTTTATTATGAGTAATAAGCTTTCAAGCCATTCTTTGTGATAATAAGTTAATAACTAGCCAAATTATTGCAAGACTTTCAGTATAATGTTATTGGGCCAAAGTTTTGGTATAGCCTCTTGGGCCATAGATCAGGTTTTAGTGAGTGTAAGTTCTGCAACTCATGGTAACTTGGCTCCACCAGTGTATCTGTGCATGTctccacacacacacacgcatatACTTGTTCATGCTGCTTTAAAAAGATTAGAATTGCTATTGTATACATAGGTTTGAAAGAGTAAGTCTCTGGATTTCCAGGACGATTATATTTGGAGCATTGGAATTAGATGCTACCTATTGGGAAGTAGATTTGGATCCTCTGGTAACACAATCTGTTGACTGTCATTATTAGGAATCCATGGCATGGGTGGGAGCTGCTGCTCAGCACCAATTCTGAAAGGTACATGCATCCCATTTTGAAACTGCAAGCAATGTTAGTTTAGATGATatcttcttatgaagacacagagGAAAGCAAAAGCATCAAGACACTCTTTACCTGACTATTGCATTCTAGCGACATAAGTTGCTGTTTTCCTAAATATTCCTGGCAAGGAGAAATCAAAATTGTTGGTGATGAAGAAGAGATTATAATTTGAAGGCTAAAAGAAAGAATTTGAAGTCATTCAGTTTTCCATCTGTTTGATATGAAGTGCGGGACTCttttttcatgaaaaattttCCAGCAGCGAGTATCCTTCTTTCACATAAGTTAACGCACTCTTTTACCCTTGGGGGtttaattccattttttttttttaatccttttACATAATTAAAAGGTGACTAAGATATCAAATCATCTTCCTGCTCCTTGATCTCctctttttaatttgaaaaagcAAAAAATCCCAGTACTTTAAAACAAGATATCTTAGTCATGTTTAGATTCATAACACTGTGGATGTTTAGATTCATGTATTTTTACATGTGGGTTCAAGTGCATATCACAATTTAATCCATATTCAGTCCATGGATAAATCTAAGCAAGAATGATAGACACACCTTATGAGCTTGAATTTTATTAAGCGATTCCCTGAGTGAATTTTCCAATTGACCCAGATGTTCTATGTTGTTAATTTTATCTGGATTAGTCCAATAGCTGCAGAAACTCAAAGTAAATTTAAATTAGTATGGGTGGCAAACAGTTGCATCAATATGTTAAATCACTGTATAAATTCATGAAACACAAAACACAATTCTGCAGTCAAAGATTTCCTGTGCACCTCAGTCTTTTATGCACTTCAGAAAGTTGATTCTGCAATAACCTCGATTGGTTTGACAGGTCCTGATTGATGCAATTTCAAAAATGTAAAATATGTCACCAGCTTAAGAATAAAACAACAACGAGTTGTAAGAGATCACAGTAACATTGGAATTACTGTTTGAGCCTGTACCTCCATTGTTTGAGAACTGAAACACATAAAGTGAAAACAATAAGTGCTTTCAACAATGAATATGGTCAACCTAAGAAGATATACAACAATGTTTTTGTTGACAAGCACACACCTTGTGCCCAGAAATTCAGGTATGTTAACATCATGGTCCAACTTCTTAAAAGTTTTCTTCAGCGCCTTTACTctcaaaaagaaaacaaaaggtcACATTAGCAATGAGAACAAAAAAAATTCAGTAATGAAGCCAAGTGTTAAGAGAAAATAAAGAGATTGATATTAGAATGGGGAATGGGTCATAAGAAAGGACTTACTTCAAGGCTTTCCAACTTCCTGTTCCAATCAAATGAAGAAGAATTAAAACTCCAATTCCATAAACAAACTCagatacaagaaattaaaaagaaaaaaggaagtgAGGAAACTTCCCTGTACCTTTTTGCCCTTTCTTGAGGTGTTAACTGAGCAAATTTTGCAATGACCTCTTCAATGCTGCTCGCACCACCAAATAGAAAAGGATTTTTAAGAAGCTATCAATGTCTATATGTTAATGATGACGAAAGTGATGATAATGACGAACAATAGAATGAGTAAAAATTACACTGTGAACAACCCAGGATCTTTAAAGTACTTTTTCCCCAGGCCAAAATCATAAAACAAAGACATAAATAGATCTGGTGTGCATTTGCACATGACAAATCAAACACCTAAGTCATTCACTATCGCTACCAACACTTTTAATCCATTTGATAACTGTATTGTAGCTAAACAATGTATGATTAACTCCTGCTCAGTTCAATTAAGTACAGCGAGGTTAAGTTTTATATGTGCCTATGAAATGAAGTagttcagtagaaaaagaaaatggatatGATTTTTGTAGGTAAGTTTAATAGTTCCCAAGCTATAAATCCCTAAATCAGAAAGAGCATCAATGATGGTACCTCCGCTTTCCTTTGCATATTGAGGGCTTGCCAGTTGGTGAGAACATGAGAAGGATAATATCTATGTCACATAGAATAGATAACTCTTTAGCCTTCTTCATGATTCCATGCTTCCTTTTGCCATAGGTTGCTTGACGGCCATTTGTGTTCTCCAATTTCTTGATCTTTAGCTTAACCCTACCCATCCTGCACATTTGGCATCAATATTATCACAATCTTGAAGGAGCCTCAACATCTAAATATCAATACAATTTAAATCCTAATTTCCACCAGTATTATGTAATTCAAACAAATGCAAACATCCTCTGCATCGATTAGAATCAGCATTACATTGCAAGGCAATATGAAACGACATATCAAAATACCAATATGTGATGTGCCAGCAGCAGCATCAATATTTACAATGAAAATCAACAAGAAAGAAAAGGTATAAGAAAACATAAACTTTTGATACAAAGGAGAAATGATATCCTATATAAGATCAgaacaaatgaaaataaaatcatCCAAAATAGACTAAACCcatgtaaataatgcatcaaGAACACACAATCAAACGAATTAAAGACTACCCAATTTAGGATTCAGACGTTTTTCAACTTTCCTTTTTTGTTCTTAAAAAAATCTACCCGAGAGGGATGAGAAAGAGAAAACAAAAAAAGAAGCTCCCAAAAAATAAAACTTACCCAAATGAGCAAATCAAACGAGGAGTTGAAAGTGCATAATTGAAAGGTCTTAAATGTAGGACAGGTCCATCATTGAGCCAAGGAGAGAAAAGAACAGAACCAGCTAAAGTTTAGAGAGAgaaaataagagagagagagaggtgtgaGCTTACATATAGGGTTGCATGACACGACCGGGTGAGCGGCAAAAGCGGTCATACGAGGGAGCTTCAGAATCGGGATCGTCAGAAGTTTCCACCAAAAGCCAAAACCAACCAAACCCATTATACCCACCTCATTCAATCTGCACCTTTCAATATCTAAAACCAAAACCCCCTCCTTCCGTTGAGGTTTATCAACCTTCCTCCTCCCCGTCACTCAAATTTCTGTTACTGTTTTAATTACCATGTTGTACATACCTAATTGTGCTTGCTTCTCCATGTTGAAAACGAGGAAACATGTTCAATCTTCGCATAACAACCTTaacaaattttaacaaattattgTATGCATTTGAGTtggtatcaattttttttttgtaattttttttttgataaaatgaatatatatatatatatatatatatatatatatatatatatatatatatatatatattaattctaagCTTAAGagcattaaattaaaataataaaaataaataaattatgttaatttatacataataaaattaaaaatgaattataatttaatctttaaaatttatttaaatttataatttaatttttataattttaaaataaagtaatttaattaaaattttacttaaattattatttattttaattaaaataattaaaatatctttAACTTAGTCTCTAAAATTTAGTTAAACAAcaacttaatttttatatttttaaaattaaataatttaatattaaataatttaataaatttataagttaGTTACTATTATAatgattattattaattttttttattaaatttaataaaaataattaaaatatctttaattttatttttaatttaaaaataatttaattattaatattttattttattaataatttatgcctattttcatattttattttatatatatatatatataaaataaaatataaaaataggcataaattattaataaatatatatatatatatatatatatatatatatataattttataaaattatagagACTCATTCTAAATAGCTATGATACCTAATGATCAATATCTAAAATATATACAtactttaataattaattaaaatttttaaaaaatttaaaataattaattcatgtttttaatgattataatttaaaatttaaaattttttaatttaatagaatctgcattttaaaaatatataaaataaattattaataaaataaaatcttaataattagattattgataaaataaaatattaaaattaaattatttttaaaataaaaatagaattaaaaatattttaatatttttattagaattaatgataatttaattaaatttaataatattttataaaataaataaataatatatattaaaaattttaaaagtaaaataaaatttaaaatatattttataagtaTTTAGATTTTAATCACCAGGTGTCGTTTGTTTCACACCATGATTGCCGCAGGAACTCTACTCCTCCTTCCTCCCTCTTCCTTCTCTTCCCCAAAACTCTCTAAAACCCCCAAATGCCTTCCCACAGACACTGTGGACTCTGGCCTCCTCTTCCATGAAAAGCTCCAATACCTCACAGGCCTCAAAATCAATACCCAAAAAGCGCTCACTCAAAACCCAAATCTCCGCTCCACTCCTCTCTCCACCCTCTACTCCGTAGAGCACTGCCTCTCCTGCATGGGCCTCCACCGCCTTGCCATCGGCCGCATCCTAGACATGCACCCTGCCCTTCTCACCTCTGATCCGCACGTCTATCTCTATCCTGTCTTCGACTTCCTGCTCAACGAGGTTGGTATCCCATTTCCAGATATCGCCAAAACTATTTCTCGGTGTCCTAGGCTCTTAGTCTCTAGTGTTTCTGACCAATTGCGCCCTGCCCTTATCTTTCTTCGGAACCTTGGGTTTGTGGGTGCCAATGCCATCAATTGTCAGACAACTGTGTTGCTTGTATATAATATTGAATTTACCTTGATGGCTAAGATTGAATACTTGATGAGTTTGGGGTTTGAATACTGTGAGGTTAAAGAAATGGTAGTCAGGTCGCCGGGGCTTTTGACTTTTAGCGTAGAGAACAATTTAGTGCCAAAAGTGGAGTACTTTTTGGTGGAAATGAAGGGTGATTTGGAGGAATTGAAAAGATTTCCGCAGTATTTTTCATTCAGTTTGGAGGGGAAGATAAAGCCAAGGCATAGAATGTTGGCGGAGTACGGGTTGAAGCTTCcattgtgtaaaatgttgaagaTTAGTGATGGTGAATTCAGTGCAAGATTGGTCGATATGCGGCTAAGAATGGTTGGGGAGACTTAAGTGAAAATAAGTTGCATGGCTTCTTAAATATTTGTGTACATGTGTGTTCTAGTATGTTTGACTATGCTATACAGGAGCTTTAAATTTAAGCTGCTATAATTGCTTAACATATAATATAGAATCTGATTAGTAAATTGTTTTTAAAACATGGAAAGTTGTTTTATCCGTAAGATGTTTGATGCACTAGTGTTCTTTAATATGCCAATTAAATTATTTGGGCTTGAATATAAAGGAATAAAGAATACTATGTTTTTGTGGGAAGTCAGGCCTTAATGTGCTGGAGAAATTTGcaataacatgaaaaatttcTATATCAAGTTTGAATTTTGTTCATACAGATAAAGGAGCCAAATTATCTCTAGGCATTAATTAATATTGGTTTTATGGTCTTCTAACATTGGATGATGATTGATGAGTAAACATTCATGGAGCTTTACCAGAAACACACATTTGTCACCACTTGTCCACCCTTTATTTATGATGTGTTGGCCATTTGCATAGCTATTACTATTCACTGGCACCTTGTATCTGGAAATTTGAAATATTGGTCATTTTATTTTTCCTGGTTACTACTAAAGGAATTGGAGTTTGGTTTTGCAAGCATTTAACATATTAATAAATTCCCATCAATTATAGTGGTAATTAGCTTCATTGAAATATTTGTGCAACGTAGATGATGTTTTAGAATAAGTCACAGCAGGATCATTGTCTCATTGTCTTTCTTATAATAAGGATCTTACTTTATTGCTTGGTATCCTCAATATTTTTGGGTCTTTCCCCCCTCTTTCTCGAGAGTGGATAAAAAGAGTGTGGAGATTGGTTACTTCTAGGGTAATTTCCTGAAAATCTTTCAATACTTATTTTCCTTGTGTTCTTGATGCGTCCTTATGTTCATATAGCTAATCATATTTGGAGGGTTAATATTTCATATTAGATAatgtcttttatttgctttaaaaCCCTACTAATTGTAAGTGAGGACTGAGCAGACCAAACAAGATGTTATCTCATGAGGTGTGTTATGTGTTACAATATTAGTGAGTCTTGTAGTGCATTGCATTTTGCTGCATTTGGAATTGACTTTGTCGTGTCTTGGGAATCATTAACTTTGGCTGCAAGTGACGAGCTCACAGATTTATTGACTACAAAATTTTAAGAGATTCAGAAGAAAAGGCAAAAAGGTCATCCTGCTGTGCTGTGTTGCAGTGGTGTGGCATCTTTAACTGGAGAGTAATGCTAAGATTTTTGAGCATCAAGATTTCCCTTTGTGGTCCTGTGGGGTAAAATGCTTTTATCAACTTCATTATGGCTTTTTTATTTTGGAATTTCTTGGGGATGTACTTTGATATATTGCCTGATTATGGGGATTTACTGTTATGCTTGTGGATTTTTGATAATGCTGCGCCCCTAAATTGATGGTACATTCATGGTTCTTGTGTTTTACTGTTTTTGTGAATATcaattttttcttttacttttttcaTAGAGTTCTACACATACTAGCATATTATGATCCTTGAAATTATCACTAAGATTTTATGTTAAATTTGTCTTATTCAATGTGCTAAATTGTCAGCACATTGCTCAGGGACAGTGCTTATGGCCTTATGCATATACAGCATTTAGGATCTGCTAACAAAATTTTAATGGAACTGTTTATTTTCTGCTTTCTCTAGTTTAAGGTTCATCTTCTAGTGATCTAAATCTATGTGAAGGAGTTAATGGTCTGCATTCCCTCTTAAAGGATTGCATGTCCTCCATGCTCCTAAACGGTAGCTTGTATGGTTCCCTTTGCAATTGTTCTTTTTATGTGCAACATCCTAGATATTGAAAGTGACCGTGTGTTCATGTTTGAACTGTTCAAAGTTGAATTTGTTGCTGTCTTCTTGTTCTTTCATAATCTAAGATAACATTTTTCTCTTAACAAAAATaataatgaagaaaaaaaaattgatatatgGAATTTGCTCATTTGAGGTTCCTCTACTTCCTTGAGGAATAATCTTGGGGATCAGATGGCTGTTTCCCGTTTCTTTGATGTCGTCTGGTGGCTCCTTTGCTTCCA carries:
- the LOC110650088 gene encoding agamous-like MADS-box protein AGL30 isoform X3; amino-acid sequence: MQPYMMGRVKLKIKKLENTNGRQATYGKRKHGIMKKAKELSILCDIDIILLMFSPTGKPSICKGKRSIEEVIAKFAQLTPQERAKRKLESLEALKKTFKKLDHDVNIPEFLGTSSQTMEDLSNQSRLLQNQLSEVHKRLSYWTNPDKINNIEHLGQLENSLRESLNKIQAHKFQNGMHVPFRIGAEQQLPPMPWIPNNDSQQIVLPEDPNLLPNRDVECSASSSFGSYSGYFGTGKSSELSNSSQENGVNGILNELSGTASLRLQLAGQYPYMPYNLNLLNDTKFQSAAEMNLQESPVDFHVNGSFEAPKPGYDANPGSWASSSGPCAVTMFDEHLYSQKDHLYGSNNEEYYRIS
- the LOC110650088 gene encoding agamous-like MADS-box protein AGL30 isoform X2; this translates as MGRVKLKIKKLENTNGRQATYGKRKHGIMKKAKELSILCDIDIILLMFSPTGKPSICKGKRSIEEVIAKFAQLTPQERAKRKLESLEALKKTFKKLDHDVNIPEFLGTSSQTMEDLSNQSRLLQNQLSEVHKRLSYWTNPDKINNIEHLGQLENSLRESLNKIQAHKEYLGKQQLMSLECNSQFQNGMHVPFRIGAEQQLPPMPWIPNNDSQQIVLPEDPNLLPNRDVECSASSSFGSYSGYFGTGKSSELSNSSQENGVNGILNELSGTASLRLQLAGQYPYMPYNLNLLNDTKFQSAAEMNLQESPVDFHVNGSFEAPKPGYDANPGSWASSSGPCAVTMFDEHLYSQKDHLYGSNNEEYYRIS
- the LOC110650088 gene encoding agamous-like MADS-box protein AGL30 isoform X1; its protein translation is MQPYMMGRVKLKIKKLENTNGRQATYGKRKHGIMKKAKELSILCDIDIILLMFSPTGKPSICKGKRSIEEVIAKFAQLTPQERAKRKLESLEALKKTFKKLDHDVNIPEFLGTSSQTMEDLSNQSRLLQNQLSEVHKRLSYWTNPDKINNIEHLGQLENSLRESLNKIQAHKEYLGKQQLMSLECNSQFQNGMHVPFRIGAEQQLPPMPWIPNNDSQQIVLPEDPNLLPNRDVECSASSSFGSYSGYFGTGKSSELSNSSQENGVNGILNELSGTASLRLQLAGQYPYMPYNLNLLNDTKFQSAAEMNLQESPVDFHVNGSFEAPKPGYDANPGSWASSSGPCAVTMFDEHLYSQKDHLYGSNNEEYYRIS
- the LOC110650086 gene encoding transcription termination factor MTEF1, chloroplastic translates to MIAAGTLLLLPPSSFSSPKLSKTPKCLPTDTVDSGLLFHEKLQYLTGLKINTQKALTQNPNLRSTPLSTLYSVEHCLSCMGLHRLAIGRILDMHPALLTSDPHVYLYPVFDFLLNEVGIPFPDIAKTISRCPRLLVSSVSDQLRPALIFLRNLGFVGANAINCQTTVLLVYNIEFTLMAKIEYLMSLGFEYCEVKEMVVRSPGLLTFSVENNLVPKVEYFLVEMKGDLEELKRFPQYFSFSLEGKIKPRHRMLAEYGLKLPLCKMLKISDGEFSARLVDMRLRMVGET